The following proteins are encoded in a genomic region of Sesamum indicum cultivar Zhongzhi No. 13 linkage group LG8, S_indicum_v1.0, whole genome shotgun sequence:
- the LOC105168180 gene encoding serine/threonine-protein phosphatase PP2A catalytic subunit — protein sequence MPVHGDLDRQIEQLMECKPLSEAEVKILCDQARAILVEEWNVQPVKCPVTVCGDIHGQFYDLIELFRIGGNAPDTNYLFMGDYVDRGYYSVETVTLLVALKVRYRDRITILRGNHESRQITQVYGFYDECLRKYGNANVWKYFTDLFDYLPLTALIESQVFCLHGGLSPSLDTLDNIRALDRIQEVPHEGPMCDLLWSDPDDRCGWGISPRGAGYTFGQDIAAQFNHTNGLTLISRAHQLVMEGYNWCQEKNVVTVFSAPNYCYRCGNMAAILEIGENMEQNFLQFDPAPRQIEPDTTRKTPDYFL from the exons ATGCCGGTGCATGGGGATTTGGATAGGCAAATAGAGCAGTTGATGGAGTGCAAGCCGCTGTCGGAGGCGGAGGTCAAGATTTTGTGCGATCAAGCGCGAGCAATTTTGGTGGAGGAGTGGAATGTACAGCCGGTGAAATGCCCTGTAACTGTGTGCGGCGATATCCATGGGCAGTTCTACGATCTGATCGAGCTTTTCCGGATTGGTGGCAACGCTCCGGATACCAATTACCTCTTCATGGGAGACTACGTCG ATCGTGGGTACTACTCGGTGGAAACGGTCACCCTTTTAGTGGCTCTGAAAGTTCGTTATAGAGATAGAATCACAATCCTAAGAGGAAATCATGAAAGTCGGCAAATCACTCAAGT GTATGGGTTTTATGATGAATGCTTGAGGAAGTATGGCAATGCCAATGTGTGGAAGTATTTTACTGATCTCTTTGATTATTTGCCTTTGACAGCACTGATTGAGAGTCAG GTCTTCTGTTTGCACGGGGGTCTTTCACCATCTCTTGATACCTTAGACAATATTCGAGCTTTAGATCGTATACAGGAG GTTCCGCACGAAGGACCAATGTGTGACCTCTTGTGGTCTGATCCGGATGATCGTTGCGGTTGGGGCATATCACCGCGTGGGGCTGGCTACACCTTTGGACAGGATATAGCTGCTCAGTTCAACCACACCAATGGCCTCACTCTAATTTCAAGAGCACACCAGCTTGTCATGGAGGGTTACAACTGGTGTCAG GAGAAGAATGTTGTTACTGTGTTTAGTGCTCCGAACTATTGTTACCGCTGCGGAAACATGGCTGCAATACTAGAAATTGGGGAGAACATGGAGCAGAATTTCCTCCAGTTTGATCCGGCTCCTCGGCAGATTGAACCCGACACAACGCGCAAGACTCCAGACTATTTTTTGTGA